The following are from one region of the Advenella mimigardefordensis DPN7 genome:
- a CDS encoding MFS transporter → MNWYKQLNRTEKNTFIAAFGGWATDAFDFMVFTFVISAIIQLWGISNAEAGILGTITLLFSAIGGWGAGILADRYGRVRILQITILWFSVCTVLIGFAQNFEQFFVLRALQGLGFGGEWAVGSVLMGEIIRAEHRGKAVGTVQSGWAIGWGAAALIYTLMFSILPAEWAWRSLFWIGVLPALLVLFIRRNVPEPEIFRKKVLEQKNVSNIWGIFAPDVIKTTMLTALLCTGVQGGYYAITTWLPTFLKTERHLSVVGTGSYLLVIIAGSFCGYIAGAYFADRFGRKANLILFSVLSGVCIYLYTELPLSNTQMLILGFPLGFAASGIFSGIGAYLTELYPSAIRANGQGFSYNFGRGVGALFPGLVGYLSQSMGLAGAIAAFATGAYILVLLTTFLLPETKGKELTD, encoded by the coding sequence ATGAACTGGTACAAACAATTAAACCGGACCGAGAAAAATACCTTTATCGCGGCTTTCGGTGGCTGGGCAACCGATGCCTTCGATTTCATGGTGTTCACATTTGTCATTAGCGCCATCATTCAGTTGTGGGGCATCAGCAATGCCGAAGCCGGTATTCTGGGCACCATCACTTTGCTGTTTTCGGCAATCGGTGGTTGGGGCGCGGGTATCCTGGCTGATCGTTATGGGCGGGTACGTATCCTGCAGATTACGATTCTGTGGTTTTCTGTTTGTACCGTACTGATCGGTTTTGCGCAGAACTTCGAACAATTTTTTGTATTGCGGGCACTGCAAGGGCTGGGTTTCGGCGGCGAATGGGCCGTCGGGTCGGTATTAATGGGTGAAATCATCCGGGCTGAACACCGCGGCAAGGCGGTAGGCACCGTCCAAAGCGGCTGGGCTATCGGCTGGGGTGCCGCCGCCTTAATTTATACGCTTATGTTCTCGATCTTACCCGCTGAATGGGCGTGGCGCAGCCTGTTCTGGATCGGTGTTCTGCCAGCCCTCCTGGTGCTGTTTATCCGTCGCAATGTGCCCGAGCCGGAAATTTTCAGAAAGAAAGTACTTGAACAGAAAAATGTTTCCAATATCTGGGGCATTTTCGCACCAGATGTTATAAAGACCACGATGCTCACCGCCCTGCTCTGCACTGGTGTGCAAGGCGGCTACTATGCCATCACCACCTGGCTGCCCACCTTTCTGAAAACGGAAAGACATTTATCTGTGGTCGGCACAGGCAGTTATCTGCTGGTGATTATCGCCGGATCATTTTGCGGCTATATCGCTGGCGCGTACTTTGCCGACCGCTTCGGACGCAAAGCTAACCTGATCCTGTTTTCCGTACTATCTGGCGTGTGCATCTATCTGTATACAGAACTGCCCCTTAGCAATACACAGATGCTGATCTTGGGCTTCCCCCTGGGTTTTGCCGCATCGGGGATCTTCAGCGGCATTGGCGCTTACCTGACCGAACTATACCCATCCGCGATCCGCGCCAACGGTCAGGGCTTCTCCTATAATTTCGGACGTGGTGTGGGTGCGCTCTTTCCCGGGCTGGTCGGATATCTGAGCCAGTCGATGGGCCTGGCCGGTGCCATTGCTGCGTTTGCCACCGGCGCCTATATTCTGGTCTTGCTCACCACGTTTTTACTGCCGGAAACAAAAGGTAAAGAGCTGACCGATTGA
- a CDS encoding amidohydrolase family protein, with product MQLCLAPLQEIAPAGFELPANACDTHAHVVSDDTNTYPFVANRSYTPPAAPESNYLSMLERTGMQRGVLIQISVYGDDNRYMLKVLQRHPDKLRGIAVVREDVTQTQLQQMHEAGVRGLRLNVLFGGGTGFDAMETLAGKIAEFGWHMQFLMDARQLPELLPRLKRLPVPGVIDHMGHMPVAESINHPGFRAMQELIEKHDWWVKLSGAYRISDDFPDFADVVPWAQALINTNENRMLWGSDWPHVSIPRMPNTGLLLAQLAKWAPESRQRNKILVDNPAALYGFKA from the coding sequence ATGCAATTATGTCTTGCCCCCCTGCAGGAGATCGCCCCGGCAGGCTTCGAACTGCCTGCCAACGCCTGCGATACCCACGCCCATGTCGTATCCGACGATACGAACACCTATCCGTTTGTTGCCAATCGCAGCTACACCCCTCCCGCCGCGCCTGAATCCAACTATTTATCCATGCTTGAACGCACTGGTATGCAACGCGGCGTACTCATTCAAATCAGCGTCTACGGTGATGACAATCGCTATATGCTGAAGGTGCTACAACGCCATCCGGACAAACTGCGAGGCATCGCTGTTGTGCGGGAAGACGTAACACAAACGCAATTGCAACAGATGCACGAAGCGGGCGTCAGGGGCCTGCGCCTCAATGTACTGTTTGGCGGAGGAACCGGCTTTGATGCAATGGAAACCCTTGCCGGCAAGATCGCCGAGTTCGGCTGGCATATGCAATTTCTGATGGATGCCCGTCAGTTACCTGAATTGCTGCCGCGACTTAAACGACTCCCCGTGCCTGGTGTCATTGACCACATGGGCCATATGCCGGTCGCCGAAAGCATCAATCACCCGGGTTTCCGGGCCATGCAGGAATTGATAGAAAAACATGACTGGTGGGTGAAACTGTCGGGTGCCTATCGCATCAGTGACGATTTTCCGGACTTTGCCGATGTAGTGCCTTGGGCCCAGGCCCTTATCAACACAAATGAAAACCGCATGCTGTGGGGCAGCGACTGGCCTCACGTGTCCATTCCACGAATGCCTAATACCGGCCTGCTGCTGGCGCAGCTTGCCAAATGGGCCCCCGAATCCCGCCAGCGTAACAAAATTCTGGTAGACAATCCTGCTGCCCTATACGGCTTTAAAGCCTGA
- a CDS encoding cupin domain-containing protein: MLIHSDFLQRAAVLPQHYQWIASPQPGVERVMLDRIGEEKARATSIVRYAPASRFPGHPHPGGEEILVLSGTFSDEHGDYPAGWYLRNPHGSSHQPFTHEGAVIFVKLRQMPEKESRSVRINTHDASNWTEHDVGASCPLFADEREQVSVEKRAAGRQLVSQFVDGAEVLVLEGSLNDAAQEYGEGSWLRLPPGTYSELVAGLRGATVYLKTGHLGEYLTGAMAP, translated from the coding sequence ATGCTGATTCATTCCGATTTTTTACAGCGTGCAGCCGTGTTGCCACAGCACTATCAATGGATTGCGTCGCCGCAGCCTGGTGTAGAACGTGTAATGCTGGATCGTATTGGCGAAGAAAAAGCGCGGGCGACCAGTATTGTGCGTTACGCGCCGGCATCCCGTTTTCCAGGGCACCCACATCCGGGTGGCGAGGAAATTCTGGTCCTATCGGGCACGTTTTCGGACGAGCATGGCGATTATCCTGCCGGCTGGTATTTGCGCAATCCGCATGGCTCCAGTCACCAGCCGTTTACCCATGAGGGGGCTGTCATCTTCGTGAAGCTGCGGCAAATGCCCGAGAAAGAGAGTCGCAGCGTGCGCATCAACACGCATGACGCCTCCAACTGGACCGAGCATGATGTGGGCGCGTCCTGTCCCTTATTTGCGGACGAGCGTGAGCAGGTGTCGGTCGAGAAGCGGGCGGCTGGCAGGCAACTCGTCAGCCAATTTGTCGATGGTGCGGAAGTGCTGGTGCTTGAAGGAAGTCTGAACGATGCCGCACAGGAGTACGGGGAGGGTAGCTGGTTGCGCCTGCCGCCAGGTACGTATTCGGAACTTGTCGCCGGACTGCGAGGAGCTACGGTGTATTTGAAAACCGGACATCTTGGTGAATACCTGACCGGAGCGATGGCTCCTTGA
- a CDS encoding Zn-dependent hydrolase: MTSTTDFANDIRLNGAVLLAQLQQLGNIGCDTDSGGRTRIALTDDEKAGRDQLVAWMRELDLDIGIDQIGNIFGTLLPATPEEKSLAPLMIGSHIDTVKNAGALDGCYGVLSGLAVVRAFREANKQPNRPITIAAFTNEEGVRYQPDMMGSLVCAGGLSIDTALQTIGTDGTRLGDELKRIGYAGDIAPTSVVPYEYLELHIEQGPILEAEAKQIGVVENLQGISWQKITIQGNANHAGTTPMRLRNDAGWAAASVMTFLRELAASSTNTLATVGSLKLAPDLINVIARSATFTVDLRDPDEQQLRSAERRLQAYLAVLEQQEGVKIVSKQLARFEPVIFNTRLVDEIETSAQRLGFSYRRMTSGAGHDAQMIARIAPAGMIFVPSRDGISHNPREHTDDEQLLNGAQVLLDVVLQRLEM, from the coding sequence ATGACAAGCACAACGGACTTCGCCAACGATATTCGCCTCAATGGCGCGGTTTTACTGGCACAACTGCAACAGCTGGGAAACATTGGCTGCGATACCGATTCGGGCGGTCGAACCAGAATCGCCTTAACCGACGATGAGAAAGCGGGTCGCGATCAGCTAGTTGCATGGATGCGGGAACTGGATCTGGACATCGGCATTGATCAGATCGGCAATATTTTCGGCACGCTGTTGCCCGCTACGCCAGAAGAAAAATCCCTGGCCCCACTGATGATCGGCTCGCATATTGACACCGTTAAAAATGCTGGTGCCCTGGACGGCTGCTATGGCGTGTTAAGCGGCCTGGCGGTGGTTCGCGCATTCCGCGAAGCAAATAAACAGCCCAATCGCCCGATCACCATTGCCGCCTTCACCAATGAGGAAGGCGTACGCTATCAACCCGATATGATGGGATCACTGGTTTGCGCCGGTGGCCTGTCCATCGACACCGCGCTGCAAACAATCGGCACCGATGGCACACGTCTTGGCGATGAACTCAAACGCATTGGTTACGCTGGAGATATCGCGCCCACCTCTGTCGTTCCCTATGAATACCTTGAACTGCATATTGAGCAAGGTCCGATTCTGGAAGCTGAAGCCAAGCAAATCGGCGTTGTGGAAAATCTGCAGGGCATTTCCTGGCAGAAAATCACAATACAGGGGAACGCCAATCATGCCGGTACAACGCCTATGCGCCTGCGCAATGACGCCGGCTGGGCGGCCGCATCGGTCATGACTTTCCTGCGGGAACTGGCCGCATCCAGCACAAACACCCTAGCCACGGTGGGTTCGCTCAAACTGGCCCCCGATCTCATCAACGTCATTGCTCGCAGCGCCACTTTCACGGTAGACCTGCGAGATCCCGACGAGCAGCAATTGCGTTCTGCAGAGCGCCGCCTACAGGCGTACCTGGCCGTCCTTGAGCAGCAGGAAGGCGTCAAAATTGTGAGCAAACAGCTGGCCCGCTTTGAGCCGGTCATATTCAATACGCGTCTTGTCGATGAAATAGAAACGTCCGCCCAGCGCTTAGGCTTTTCCTATCGTCGCATGACCTCGGGCGCTGGCCACGATGCACAGATGATCGCCCGCATTGCACCCGCAGGCATGATTTTCGTGCCAAGCAGAGATGGAATAAGCCACAATCCGCGCGAACACACGGACGATGAACAGCTCCTTAATGGCGCACAAGTGCTGCTGGATGTGGTGTTGCAACGCCTGGAGATGTAA
- a CDS encoding peroxidase-related enzyme (This protein belongs to a clade of uncharacterized proteins related to peroxidases such as the alkylhydroperoxidase AhpD.), protein MTQAQQPAVSRFPVPELKDMPEDIQARILEVQEKSGFIPNVFLTLAHRPDEFRAFFAYHDALMEKPGNLTKAEREMIVVATSSLNQCQYCVIAHGAILRIRAKDPLIADQIATNYRKADITDRQKAMLDFAVLVSQKAQEVGEADFDTLKQHGFSDGDIWDIAGISAFFGMSNRLANVTSMRPNAEFYSLGR, encoded by the coding sequence ATGACACAAGCGCAGCAACCTGCAGTCAGCCGTTTTCCGGTACCCGAACTCAAAGACATGCCGGAAGATATTCAGGCACGCATTCTTGAGGTTCAGGAAAAGTCAGGCTTTATTCCAAATGTGTTTCTGACGCTGGCCCATCGGCCAGACGAGTTTCGTGCATTCTTCGCCTATCACGACGCCCTGATGGAAAAACCCGGCAATCTGACCAAGGCTGAGCGTGAAATGATCGTGGTCGCGACCAGCAGTCTTAACCAGTGCCAATATTGCGTGATCGCGCACGGTGCGATCCTGCGCATCCGCGCCAAAGACCCGCTGATTGCCGATCAAATCGCGACCAATTATCGTAAAGCTGATATTACCGATAGGCAGAAAGCGATGCTGGATTTCGCCGTCCTCGTCTCGCAAAAGGCGCAGGAAGTGGGTGAGGCTGACTTCGATACACTGAAACAGCACGGTTTTAGCGATGGGGACATTTGGGATATTGCCGGCATTTCGGCATTTTTCGGCATGTCTAACCGTCTGGCAAACGTCACCAGCATGCGTCCCAATGCCGAGTTTTACTCGCTGGGACGCTAA
- a CDS encoding Lrp/AsnC family transcriptional regulator, which yields MQLDSFDRKILNLLQINNKMSQRELADQVNLSPSAVNRRIAAMEAAGVIQQNVSIIDPATVGRPITIIVEVKLESERLDLLEACKKRFVACPQVQQVYYVTGDFDFLIMMTVTDMHEYERLTQDLFLSGNIRQFKTHVAMQSNKRTFAIPLDTQ from the coding sequence ATGCAACTCGATTCCTTTGACCGAAAAATTCTCAACCTGCTGCAGATCAACAATAAAATGTCGCAGCGTGAGCTTGCCGATCAGGTGAATCTTTCGCCGTCCGCCGTCAACCGACGAATTGCAGCAATGGAAGCGGCGGGTGTGATACAACAGAACGTCAGTATTATTGACCCGGCCACGGTGGGCAGACCCATCACCATCATCGTTGAAGTGAAACTGGAAAGCGAACGCCTGGATCTGCTGGAAGCCTGCAAGAAACGCTTTGTAGCTTGTCCGCAGGTTCAGCAGGTTTATTATGTGACCGGCGATTTTGATTTTCTGATCATGATGACCGTCACAGACATGCACGAATATGAACGCCTGACGCAGGATCTGTTTCTGAGCGGCAATATTCGGCAGTTCAAAACGCATGTGGCGATGCAAAGCAATAAAAGGACATTTGCTATACCGCTGGATACGCAGTAG